The following nucleotide sequence is from Anopheles stephensi strain Indian chromosome 3, UCI_ANSTEP_V1.0, whole genome shotgun sequence.
TGTCAGAAGCCAAACGAGATGTGGAATGATTTGTGAACATGATGTGTGCCATTAGCTCCAACATTGGAAGCATGGCAGCATAAAAGCTATATCGAACGGAGGCCAAAACACACGAGACAAACGTGGTCCAAGATCACTCACGGCGGGGGTGAACCGCATCTTGTGGCCTGTGATGTTCGCGCTGTCACATGCTGATTGTACCAAGAGAAATGTACAGATCAGCCAGGCTCAGGCTATACTATGCTGCCGACCCTATTTTTATGATCATCACAGGTATTATCGCACCAATATCAGCTAATACTGTTGCGCTTGTTGATGCAGAGGTAAGTCAGGCATTTCTGTAGGTCGAGACAAGGACAGGGCGTTATGTGTACGAGATCCAGCTAAATGGCTATAAAGAATTACGACCATCGGCGATTATCTTATCGTGTTATCGTCCCACTGATATACACCTGCCTACTGCTGTCAATAGATGTCGCGGCGGCCGGTTATTAGCGAGAACCCAGAGTCAGATAGAACGATAGAGGGTGAGAAGGTTGTTGAGAGGCGTCGCGCGTTAATCGTAACGGTACGGCACAGGGTATTAAAGCATTTGCTCGGGGAAAAGCGCCGATTAGTGCACCACCGAGTCTGCCAGCGGATAGCTACAGGCGGTGCAGCCGTGAGAAAAGTCTGAAACTATGGTGCGATCGAAGATCCTAGCAGTGACGGTAGGCCTGTTGTGTTGCCTGTTCGCCGCGGACAGTCGGTTCGCGCGAGCCGAAAGACCTCCGTTCAAGAGTAGCAGTGGCCTGTACGAGGACGAACCGCTGCTGGCGGCCAGTGAGCAGGACAGTGATGGAAACTTCGTCGGTATCGTTCCGGCGCAGCCGGTGAACGAAGCCTACCGTCTGCCGAAAACGTCCGTTCCGATCCATTACGATCTTCATTTGACTACGGAGATCCATCGCAACGAGCGACAGTTCAGTGGTTCTGTGGCGATCCAGCTGCAGGTGCTGGAAACGACGGACCAGCTGGTGTTGCATACTCGCGGCCTAGTGATCTCGTCGGCCCGGATCTCCTCTTTGCCCAATGGCGTAACCGGCGCTCCGGTACTGATCGGAGACGCCACGTACAGCACGAACACCACCATCGAGCATATTACGTTCACGAGTCCCAACATCCTACAGCCGGGCTTCTTCTGGCTGGAGGTCTCGTTCGTGGGACAGCTCGCGACCAACGATGACGGGTTCTACGTGTCGTCGTACGTGGCGGACAGTGGCGAGCGAAGGTTAGTATTAGCCCGGTGTCTGTCTCCAGCAGCAGGGAAGGTATACTAGGAACGGTAGAAtgatctctctctcccgtCCATTTACCTTCGCCGACAGATACCTAGCGACGACGCAGTTTGAATCGACCAGCGCCCGCATGGCATTCCCCTGCTACGACGAGCCAGCGCTGAAGGCAACGTTCACCGTGTCGCTCACGCACAGCATTACCTACAGTGCCATATCGAACATGAGGGAAAATCGAAGGAGCGATGCGGACGGCATGCGCACCACGGTGTTCGACAAGACGCCGATCATGTCCTCCTACCTGTTGGCGTTCGTTGTGTCGGACTTCCTGTACCGGATCGATGGCACGCAGCGCGTGTACGTGCGTCCGAATGCTTTCCAGCAGGCAACGTTCGCGCTGGAAGCTGGTGTGAAGATCCTGAAGGTGCTGGACGAGCATCTGGGCATCCCGTACAGCACGTACATGCCGACGCTGAACCAAATCGCGGTGCCAGACTTTGCCGCCGGTGCGATGGAAAATTGGGGCCTGGTGACGTACAGGTAAGTCAGTGCCGTACGGCTCATATGACGCTCGCTATCCTcgggcgtgttttttttcgcattgATCCTGCCGGCACCGGTCCAATACACTCGggcagcaccatcatcaatGAGCCATTATAAACGTTGATGCAATCGGCGATAAAGCGATTAGCGGCGAGCGAGCAGAAACCATCCACAATAGCGTACGATTGCTTTACACCTCGTTATCTTTCGATTGGATTTCGGTTAATTGCAGGGAACAGCTCTTATTGTTCGATCCCGCAGTTTCGACTTATCGCACAAAAACGAACATTGCGACGACGATTGCGCACGAGTACGCGCATCAGTGGTTCGGTGATCTGGTAACTCCCGAATGGTGGGAATACATCTGGCTGAACGAAGGCTTCGCCACGCTCTACGAATTCTATGCCGCCCATCTGGCCTACCCAGAGGCGGAGTACTGGGAGCTGTTCAACACGCAGGTCATCCAGGCCGCGATGGTTCCGGACGGTCTGGCCTCCACCCGCCCGATGAACTGGAATGCGGCTACTCCCGGTGAAATTTCGGCGCTGTTCGATCGTGTCGCCTATCCGAAGTGTAAGTATACCCCCCCGGAGACCGTGTTGGAGAAAGCCGCACACGACTCTAACTTTGTGGACCATTGTAGCGGGCAGCGTGCTGAACATGATGCGCCACGTGCTTGGCGAAGAGAACTGGAAGGCCGGTCTGAACACCTACCTTAACGACCGAGCCCTGAGTGTGGCGGTGGATGAGCAGCTGTACACCGCACTCCAGAGCGCGATCGAGGGCAAGGATGTGCTTCCGAACGGCGTGACCGTAGCCCAGATTATGCGCACCTGGGCCAACGAGGCAGGCTACCCGGTACTGTCCGTGCGGCGATCGTACGACACGGGAGACGTGATCATCTCGCAGGAGCGCTTCTACTCCGACCGCAAGGTGCCCAACACCAACGTCTGGATGATTCCGTACAACTACGTCCAGCAGGCCCGGGCCGATTTCAACGAGTTCGACGACTTCCAGTGGCTCGCCACCAAGGCGGCCCGCATCGCGACGACCGTGCCCGCCACCGAGTGGCTCATTTTCAACAAGCAGCAGGTCGGCTACTACCGCGTCAACTACGACGATCGCAACTGGGAGCTCATCACGAACGCGCTGATCGACAACTTTGCCGCCGtgcaccggctcaaccggGCGCAGCTGATCGATGACGCCTACTGGCTGGCACGGTCCGGCCGCCTTGACCTGCGCGTCGCCCTCCGTCTGATGACGTACCTGCGCGGTGAGCGGGAGTATGCGCCGTGGGCGGCAGCGAACGTTGCCCTGTCCTACTTCAACAGCCGTCTCCGCGGTACGGAGAATTACCACGATTTCATCCTATTCGTGGACGCTCTGATCGAAGAACTGTACGGACTGTTGACGATCGACGTGGTATCGCCGAACGATTCACTGCTGCACAAGTACCTCGTGCAGACGATCACCAGCTGGGCCTGCTCGTTGGGCTACAAGGACTGTCTGGAGCGGACGGGCGCCCTGCTGAGGGCCGAGGCATCGGGCACGGGACCAGCCGTACATCCCGACATTGCCACCGTCACGTACTGCTACGGTATGCGCACGACCGGTGCGGCCGAGTACCAGTATCTGTACCGCAAAATGATGGACTCGAAAAATCTGGCCGAGCGTACCGCGCTTATCGATGCGCTCGGATGCTCCACCAACAAGGAGTTCCTGACGTCCTTCCTATCCACTGCCCTCGGAACGGGAACCGGTGTGGAGATCAACTACCGCGCGGACGAACGGCGCCGTGTGGTGCAGGCCGTCTACTCTGGCAGTCGAGTCGGTGTCGACGCACTGATCGAGTACCTGATGGATCCTGCCGTGGTGAATGAGTTTGTTAGCATTCTGTCCACGTCCACGCTCAATTCCGCTCTGTCCGCCATTGCTTCGCGCACCAACAACGAGGCAGAAATGAACAAGGTGCGTAATCGGTGCAGGGCGCACTCAGCCAGTCAGTCAATGACATTAATTGTATCCTTCTGCTTCCCTCTCCACAGTTAAATACTCTCCTCACTGCCCTGGGTAGCCGCATCACTAGCCAGACGGCGACCAACCTGCGCAACACGGCCCAATCCAACCTGGACTGGGTGAACGGTTTCGAGGGGCTCATGTTGACCAACTTCTTGAGCGAGTTTGTGACGGACATCCCGAACACCACAACCGACGCAccgccaacgacgacggtcgCTACCCAGTCTACTACTACGGGTGCCGGggccactaccaccactacgaCGCCTGCCCCAACCACCACCgtaacgacgacgacggtacaAACGACGACCGACGACGATGGTGGTGCAGCAACGATCGGGCTTTCGATAGCGGCACTGCTGGTCACGATCGCGGTCCATCTACTGGGATAATCACTCATCGCGTGACTCATCGGGGGGAGGGGGCATGGGGAAGTGGCAACCAGCGGAGAGGAAGGGGGAGCGGGTTATTGTTTTCCCTTCCTGAATCCAGGAGCTCCGGAATCGAGATGATTAGGGTACGATTATTGATATGCTATCAGAAGTAGAATAAAGCGAAATGTTACATGAATAGGTTTGCTTTCGTCATTGATTGTGCTATTAGTGGACGGATGTGGCCGCAAAATTTCTGCCGGTCTTGTGTGTCCCGCCCGCCACAGACCAGATTGTGTGATGCTATCGATCACAGTGACCTAATCGATTCGCATTGTTTGGCACTGTGCGTACTGATAAGGCGGTTTAACTTTACAACCGCTCGCTCGTGAGAATGCTGTGGCCGATTGTCCTACTGCCGCATAAAACATCAATGCACTGCCGGGAAGGGATTCAGTCCGCGGGATCACTACCGCACTTGCCGCTCGCTTGCCTGCACGTGACCAACCGTTTTCGGAACCACCATAATGGTTTCCAACAACGCTGCACTGTCcttgctgctggtgtgcgCGTTCGCTCCAGCCGCACTGTGGGCCCAAGCTACAATAACGGCGTCGGTTGACCGTCACTCGCAACCGGGACGCCTCGATCGCAGCAAACTGCATCTGCTCCGGTACGAAAAGTTCAGTGAAAGAGGAAATGCGAAGGAGCTGTCACCGTACCGACTGCCCAACGACACCTTCCCGGAGAGCTACACGCTGGAGCTTAGCTCCAACATACACGCGCAGGACTTTAGCTACTCGGGCACGGTCGTGATAAGGGTGCGCGTTCGACAGGCTACCCGGTCGATTGTGCTGCATTCGTTGCGCAGTACGCTGGTGCAGATAGAGGTACGAAACTCCAACCAGTTGAATGTGCCGATTGTGACAACCGAGCAGGACCCGGAGCTGGACACGCTCACCATCCGGATGGGGACGGAACTGCAGCCGGGCATCTACCAGCTAATGGTCCGGTTCGAAAACACACTTCGTAGCGATGTTGGTGGATTTTACTGGACATCGTACGGTGTTGGGAACGAGGTGAGATATGCCGCCGTTACACAGTTCCAGCCGGTCGATGCACGCACGGCGTTCCCGTGCTATGACGAGCCAGGAATACGGGCCACCTTCACCATAAGCATCACCAGCGGCGTTGGGACGAAGGTTTACTCCAACATGCCGGTTAAGTCGGTTTCGATAATGTAAGTATGTGCCCCAACGCGCTTTCTTTCCGACCGACTAACTTCCTTCCCCGTCCCTGGCTCAGTGGAAATGGACTGAAGCAAACCCGGTTCCACACGACACCCAGCATGTCCACCTACCTGGTGGCGTTTGCCATTACGGACGAATTTGCCAGCACACGGTTGTCGCTGCCGGCACCGCCGACCAACCTCCGGATGGAGCTCATTGCACCGCCAACCGCATCGGACAGGGCGCAAACGTACGGGCTGGAGCTCGGTGGCATCGTTATTCGCGCGGTAGAGCAGTACTTCAACCAGACGTACGACCTGCCCAAACTGGATCAGCTGGCCGTGCCGGACTTTTACTTCGCTGCTATGGAAAACTGGGGCTTAGTCATCTACGAGGAGCGGTATCTGCTGTACGATGAGGCGGCGAACACGAACCGCGATAAAGAGAACGTCATCGCGACCATTGTTCACGAGTTTGTGCACCAATTCCTGGGCAATCTGCTGACACCGCACTGGTGGTCGGATCTGGCACTGAGCGAAGGTTTCGCCACCTTTTACGAGTATTATCTTAGCAGCATGGTAAGATCTTAACCGTACGCGGTTCTTGCGCAATCTAATCTAGGTCTGGTACAATATCGTCCTGGTTCGGGCTTTTTTCCCCTACGATTAGCTGGAGCCGAATATTAGATTTATGGAAAAGTTTACCATCGAAGCGCTCCAAACGGCACTGCTGCTGGACGCTGACATCAGCGTGCGGCCCATCTCGTACGACGTGCAGCGACCCGTCGATATCGGCCGTATGTTTGACATCATCTCCTACCAGAAGGGTGGCAGCGTGTTCCGCATGTTCCACTACGCTTTCGGCGAGCGGGCGTTTCAGAAGGGAATGCGTCGGTACATCAGCGCCAAGTACGTtctccggggggggggggggggggggggatggttTCGAGGATCGGCTCATGAAGTtggctttctttctctcctccTCCAGCAAAGGCCGATCGGTCACACCGGATGATCTGTTCGCGAGTCTCGAGAACAGTGTACGGGAAGAGGCCGCGCTACCGCTTAGTCTCGATGTAGCAACGGTCATGAAACCGTGGATCTACCAATCGGGATATCCTCTGGTCACGGTCAAAATGCAGGATGGCGAATTGACCTTCTCCCAGCAGCACTTCCTGTATCCCGAGTCGACGATCGACAGCAACCGCACCTGGTGGATACCGATCACGTACGAAATCACACCTGGCGTGGCGAAGAAGTTTTGGATGCCTCAGGGCACTTCGCAGGTGTCGCTGGAGGAGGCCGAGTTGCCGGCCGGCGGCTTCCTTTTAGTGAACCCGCAGCAAACCGGATACTATCGCGTTAACTACGACGAGGCTCTGTGGATGCGTTTGATCAGTCGGCTGAAGGAAGACCCATCGGTCGTGTCACCGGTCTCTCGCGGCCAGCTGCTGGACGATTGTTTCAAGCTGTACTACAGTGGGCGCGTAGCAGCTGGCACCATGTACGGGTTGCTATCGTATGCCGCGAGCGAAACCGACGCCATACCGTGGACCGTGGCCTTCGCCAACGATAATCTTGGAGTGTTGCGCGACGCACTGATCGTGGACCGATCGGCATTTGAAGCGTTTTCGGTAAGTAACCCTAAACCACCGAACCAGCGAACTGTGGGCAAACGAAACCTTTCTTCCACAGCGTTTTGTAACCACGCTTACCACGAACGTGTTCAACGCCGTTGGCTTTGATGCGTCGCCAACCGATCCTCACGAAACGCAGCAGCTGCGCCGCACCGTCATCGAGTGGAGCTGTCGATCGGGATCGCTCGAGTGTCGCACTGAAGCGCTGTCCCGGATGGTGAGCGATCTGGCCGGAACGGTACTGTTGCCGTCGTACATCAGGGACAGCGTTTACTGTGGAGGCGCAACGATCGCCAGCACGGCACAGCTAGAGACTGTGTGGGCTCGTTTGCAGACGGTGACCGACGTCGGTGAGCGGTTAAACACGATCGAGGCGCTGGCCTGTTCGGAGAATGAACAGTTTTTGGACGAACTGCTCAACTCGATCCTTACCAACGAGAATCCAGGCGAATGGGAGTTCATACTGTCGGCCGTTTATCGCAACTCTGCCATCGGGTACGAAGCATTCAATCGTTGGTTGACCACCAATTCGCTGCAAATTTTAcaaaggtaaaacaaaacagaagaaaaaggcaAGCACGACGAGAGGATCGATCATTGAAATATCTGTTTTGTGATGCACCATTTTCAGTATCGGTACGGACCCTGCATTCCTTAACATTTTGGCCGACATCAATCAAAGGGAGGCCAGCGTGCAAAAGTTTGATGAGGTAAGCCTAACTATTACTGCTTGTTGCAGGCATCATTCGAGTCCTCCACACTCCTTCCTGTTTCCATtaatttgaatgttaaaaagCATATTCGGTCCTTGGGAAATACTGCAGAAAATCTGAATCATGACCCTAGGCGTAGGATGTCTTTTTCTGGGTGCTGTCCGAGGCTTTTTTACTGTGGTGGAAACCAATCATAAGGAGCCAGTATTACGATTTCTTACCGGCTAAAACCAACTGATAGTCCTGGTCGCTTCTGCGATACTTCGCCAGTTGCTGCGACTAGATAGCATGAGTACGGCGATATTCGTCGCAGGCACTTCCGTATTCACTTGGCTGACTGAGGCCTTACGATTggacgctttttttttaaatcgaacCAGCAAGATCTGATGTCGGGGTCTCCAATGAAGACGCCCAGGCTCGTTGATCTTTTACACAAATACTAATATGCTACTCAAGCTAAATATAGTCAGGTGTGACATTAAAATAGAGGATCTAGATAGATGATCACTGCAAGACGTTTGCTTAACTGAGCTAGGCTTAGCAAAGATCCGTCTTTACAAGCCTTATTTACAAGCCTTGCGTAACCTGGAGAACCTCCGGGTGGTAAATTTTAACACTGAAAATTCCTGTCGCTTGGACACCACGGGCACAAGAAATGCCCATACCTGTCCCTGTTCACAGCTATGTCTCTAAGTGCGTAACGAATaatcttttactttttttctctcgttctaGCTGGTGCAACTTTTCCGCAATTCTTTGCCCGCTCactaaaattcaattattcatGTAAAATTAGTGTTTTTTATGAATAAACCGTGGAAAGATATGTGTTGTTTTACGTGTACATTGTGTCACCATCACTTTAAACATTATTTCACGATTGTCACTTGGTATAATGGAGACTAACTGAGTATTAAAGCTTATCTAACAACGCTTGCCATTAACAGTGGATTACTAACACATACTGTgtgtgagagggagagagagggagagaaagtgagagagagagagagagagcatagCAGGACGGGACGTTGTCTACATTAAGCAGGCAATGTTCACAATTGAGTTCACGTAGTATCAaccaaacagttttaaacATCACAGGTAAGAACATTTTATGCAGCCTTTTCGCGCTGCTACAAGAGTTCAGTTATCGTTCGACACCCAGTCGATCTACGATCTTCCAAAAGCACAGGCTTGTAGGGACTCACTTTTTCGACACTAACACATGttttgttgcgaacgcgacagcgttagaaaaaaaggaaggtaaccttgggcataatcaaaccaaatcttgattgaacatgttgcatgaaagaaacaattctttcgatAGAACGTCCCACGCACCGAGAAGATTTCAGCTTAGGCAGCAAATCAGCGCGGATAAGGCATAAGCAGCGCGTGACCAATGTTTACGATACAGTGTGGCGTACACAACGCCTTAAGCGCGGTGCTAGAGCATCGAGAATGTTTACAGAACAATGCGCGCCTCAACATACGCGTTCAGCGCGATTAACGTTTACATTACAGCATGTGACAAACGGCAAGTGCGTCCAGCGCGATGAATGTTTACCTTATGTGAAACGCAAGTGTTCCCGatcaatgaacaaacattaaagcatgggtttgaactggtggtttgcgaccatgatagtgagttaaactttagcataaaggatacgtaaacacaagctggaaaggaaatagttaaacaagaaagaatgatATTTCGTCGCGTTCTAAGGTACCCCAAAATTAGTATATAAGAAATCAACTTATTCAATAAAGAGGACACAATTCTTAACCGGCGAACCGAACACTTCGTAAGAGTTTCAGGGTTCTTTTCGAatccgaaataatccttccctccggagaacggattcgaccccttagcggtgtctaccactccaACGGAAATTACTAGGAATCGTGACTGTGAGAAGCCTCCGGAAATCTCCCCTTGTTCCCCTCCGAAGACCGGATCCGacacctcagcggtgtctaccacttcgtcggaagctaggagAGAAGCCAGCGTCCAGGTGTTGGTCAGCGGAAGATTCGACCTCGTCCTCCCTAcggaattcgggccggtgctctagtagtaccaactgctccgtcggaggaattggaagaatcgcgaCCGCCCCTCCCATCAGGTCCACCTTTGGAAGATCTCCCGGTAatccgggaatgaagccacttgtctgacctgtgcgaggtacgttgcatccgtcgattcaacgcccgaaggaaggtgcgcgactccttttccgaatcggccataccttcgcgtggccggttcaccaacggggacgttttGCGTCCATtgttgttcccgtagcaacaacaTGTTTGGAAAGGTTTTTCAAAATGCCTTAAGTCATACAAGTCAAGTGTAATAAAATGATACAAAAAAGTATATTTACGTTAAGAATGGGTTTGTTAAGCTCGTTGAAAACCATTAGATTGGCCGAGATGAAAATCATTTCCGTTAGCGATCGTATCGGTTATGTTATGTGGAGGAATTTTTAACGTTCCATAGTGTTCCATTTTTTATAACTTTCTTGAACACCAATTTTAGCTCGCTCGCTTCTAGTTCTTTTTGTACTCTTCAAAGCCAGGTGTTCGTATAGCTGTGTTAAGGACTGTATATGGTGACAATCAAATATGCTtggccaatggtttgtttctATTCATTGTCGTGTCTAAGTTATGGTTTGTGCAACGGTGTGTTTTCGGTAAGGTAAGGGATTAAGATGTCTAGAAACGACTAGTGAATAAATGTGTAATGcttttagttaaaaaaataattaatggGCAGTAGCAATTCCTAGAGAAGTTCTTGGTGATCGACACTTCATTGGTACAAACATCGAACCATGGATCATTGCTGAGATCCATACCACTTAACAGTGTCGATCGTGGTGATATCGTCGTTTTAAACCAATCACCTAACACTAacgttttcttttgttctcTTCCGGCAATATTAGCAAGAAAACACTTTGCTTCAAGATCGGAGTCTATAGACGACGACAAAAACGCTGATTTGAGGAcaagttttcatttttatttactaGGCAACATTCGAAGTTAAATCTTTGCAGATAGAAAAGATGGGAGTTAAGCTGTATCTTTGTAACATTTATGTATTTAGCATGAAATATTCCGCCTAGCTCactgtcgtcgtcgtgttAGGGTTAGGGCGTATCGGACCCTCGGGGAAGTTTGTTCTATTGTAAGGGCCATGAGCTGGTTAGCAGATACAATCTGGCGTGGACCACCAATTCCCAATGTGCCTAGGTGCTTGATATGCCACTgaatcacaaaaaaagaaagcttagCCAAGATTGTTTCATCAGGAGACGGTATCACTTAAGTTGAATTCCTTGCTAAAGTCAGTTGAGACAGGTGCACAATTTGGATCTACATATTTCAATACGTTTACCGCCAATCGCAACGGTGTTGTTCGGAATCGGAACTAATTTCATCGGT
It contains:
- the LOC118512315 gene encoding aminopeptidase N-like; translation: MVRSKILAVTVGLLCCLFAADSRFARAERPPFKSSSGLYEDEPLLAASEQDSDGNFVGIVPAQPVNEAYRLPKTSVPIHYDLHLTTEIHRNERQFSGSVAIQLQVLETTDQLVLHTRGLVISSARISSLPNGVTGAPVLIGDATYSTNTTIEHITFTSPNILQPGFFWLEVSFVGQLATNDDGFYVSSYVADSGERRYLATTQFESTSARMAFPCYDEPALKATFTVSLTHSITYSAISNMRENRRSDADGMRTTVFDKTPIMSSYLLAFVVSDFLYRIDGTQRVYVRPNAFQQATFALEAGVKILKVLDEHLGIPYSTYMPTLNQIAVPDFAAGAMENWGLVTYREQLLLFDPAVSTYRTKTNIATTIAHEYAHQWFGDLVTPEWWEYIWLNEGFATLYEFYAAHLAYPEAEYWELFNTQVIQAAMVPDGLASTRPMNWNAATPGEISALFDRVAYPKSGSVLNMMRHVLGEENWKAGLNTYLNDRALSVAVDEQLYTALQSAIEGKDVLPNGVTVAQIMRTWANEAGYPVLSVRRSYDTGDVIISQERFYSDRKVPNTNVWMIPYNYVQQARADFNEFDDFQWLATKAARIATTVPATEWLIFNKQQVGYYRVNYDDRNWELITNALIDNFAAVHRLNRAQLIDDAYWLARSGRLDLRVALRLMTYLRGEREYAPWAAANVALSYFNSRLRGTENYHDFILFVDALIEELYGLLTIDVVSPNDSLLHKYLVQTITSWACSLGYKDCLERTGALLRAEASGTGPAVHPDIATVTYCYGMRTTGAAEYQYLYRKMMDSKNLAERTALIDALGCSTNKEFLTSFLSTALGTGTGVEINYRADERRRVVQAVYSGSRVGVDALIEYLMDPAVVNEFVSILSTSTLNSALSAIASRTNNEAEMNKLNTLLTALGSRITSQTATNLRNTAQSNLDWVNGFEGLMLTNFLSEFVTDIPNTTTDAPPTTTVATQSTTTGAGATTTTTTPAPTTTVTTTTVQTTTDDDGGAATIGLSIAALLVTIAVHLLG
- the LOC118512318 gene encoding aminopeptidase N-like yields the protein MVSNNAALSLLLVCAFAPAALWAQATITASVDRHSQPGRLDRSKLHLLRYEKFSERGNAKELSPYRLPNDTFPESYTLELSSNIHAQDFSYSGTVVIRVRVRQATRSIVLHSLRSTLVQIEVRNSNQLNVPIVTTEQDPELDTLTIRMGTELQPGIYQLMVRFENTLRSDVGGFYWTSYGVGNEVRYAAVTQFQPVDARTAFPCYDEPGIRATFTISITSGVGTKVYSNMPVKSVSIIGNGLKQTRFHTTPSMSTYLVAFAITDEFASTRLSLPAPPTNLRMELIAPPTASDRAQTYGLELGGIVIRAVEQYFNQTYDLPKLDQLAVPDFYFAAMENWGLVIYEERYLLYDEAANTNRDKENVIATIVHEFVHQFLGNLLTPHWWSDLALSEGFATFYEYYLSSMLEPNIRFMEKFTIEALQTALLLDADISVRPISYDVQRPVDIGRMFDIISYQKGGSVFRMFHYAFGERAFQKGMRRYISANKGRSVTPDDLFASLENSVREEAALPLSLDVATVMKPWIYQSGYPLVTVKMQDGELTFSQQHFLYPESTIDSNRTWWIPITYEITPGVAKKFWMPQGTSQVSLEEAELPAGGFLLVNPQQTGYYRVNYDEALWMRLISRLKEDPSVVSPVSRGQLLDDCFKLYYSGRVAAGTMYGLLSYAASETDAIPWTVAFANDNLGVLRDALIVDRSAFEAFSRFVTTLTTNVFNAVGFDASPTDPHETQQLRRTVIEWSCRSGSLECRTEALSRMVSDLAGTVLLPSYIRDSVYCGGATIASTAQLETVWARLQTVTDVGERLNTIEALACSENEQFLDELLNSILTNENPGEWEFILSAVYRNSAIGYEAFNRWLTTNSLQILQSIGTDPAFLNILADINQREASVQKFDELVQLFRNSLPAH